TTTCGGCTATAAGCTCTAAGCCACTTCGGGATATAATTGAGAAACGCGAGCAAGACGGCAAATATGGCTGGACTTTGTGCGTGATGCCGACTGAAGCGCTGGCAAGGCAGGCGAAAATGTCGATTGAAGATTATGGGAAAGAGATTATCAAGGCCTGTTACTTGGATAAAGACAATCCTGTCAAAATATGGCAAGGTTTATATAAAGAATCTCAGGAAATAAAGAAAAGATTAAATTCTCTAGATGTTGATTACTTTCATATCAAATCAGCTCATACGGACTTGAAAATATATCTTGGCAAGAAGAGAAAATGGTTAGGTTTAAGCGGACAAAATATGCCCAGTTTTGAAATTTTTACTTCTCCTGATTGGCGAGGGGCAGAGGGTGTCTATTATGCCAATATGCCATCATTGAAAAATGGTAATTATACAGAGGGGATTAGGCTGGAGTTTAATAATGGAGAGGTTGTAGGGGTGTCAGCTAAGAAAGGCGCTGATTTTGTAAAAAAGCAAGTTAAGATGGACGCCGGGTCTAAGAGGATAGGAGAACTGTCTTTCACTGACAAGCGATTCTCGCCAATCTCCAGATTTATGGCGGATACGCTTTTTGATGAAAATACAGGTGGCAAATACGGCAACTGTCATATTGCGCTTGGCAGAAGTTATGCAGACACTTACAATGGTAATATAAAGAAATTGAATAAAAAATTGAAGGAAAGCCTTGGCTTTAATGATTCTTCGCTTCATTGGGACATAGTCAATACTGAGGATAAGAGGGTGACGGCCTGTCTTAAAGACGGAAGCGAGAAGATTATTTATGAAGGAGGGATGTTTAAGGTGTGATAAAATATATGAAAAAATACGACCATAAAAAAATAGAGAAAAAATGGCAGAAGGAATGGGAGAAGAAAGGTATCTATAAAGTGAAAGACGATTATAAAAAGCCGAAATATTATGTGCTTGATATGTTTCCGTACCCTTCCGGAGAGGGGCTTCATGTCGGCCATATTAAAGGTTACATAACCACTGATGTGTATGCCAGATACAAGAAGATGAGTGGTTTTAATGTTCTTCATCCTATGGGGTGGGACGCCTTTGGTTTGCCGGCGGAGAATTACGCTATAAAGCATAAGATCAATCCGAAGATCTCAACCGCTCGAAATGTCGCTACTTATAAGAAACAGTTATCAGGGATTGGTTTTAATTATGACTGGTCTAGGGAGATAAATACCACTGATCCGGAATATTATAAATGGACACAATGGATTTTCCTTCAGCTTTTTAAGGCTGGTTTGGCTTACGAGTCATATGAGCCTATCATATGGTGTCCTTCGTGCAAGACAGGTCTTGCTCTTGAGGACTTGGAAGACGGAAAGTGCGAGCGTTGTGGAAGCGATGTTGAGAAAAAGCCGATGCGTCAATGGGTGCTTGCGATTACTAAATACGCTGACCGCCTGCTTGAGGACTTGAAATTACTTGATTGGCCCGTGTCTATAAAAGAATCTCAGAAGAATTGGATAGGAAGATCAGAGGGGGCGCTTATAAAATTTCCAATTTCCAATTTCCAATTTCCAATTGAGGTTTTTACAACGAGAGTGGACACTATCTTTGGGTGCACTTATCTGGTGGTGGCGCCCGAGCACCCCATCTTTGCCGCCGGTAATCTGCTCTTCTCTAATGTGGATGAGGTTAACGATTATATCGCCAAGTCAAAGAGAAAAGGTGACGTTGAGAGAATGGCAGAGAGTAAAGAAAAGTCCGGTGTAGAACTCAAAGGGGTGAAAGCTATAAATCCTTTTAACAACGAGGAGATACCTATCTTTGTCGCTGATTATGTGTTGGGGCATTATGGTACGGGCGCGGTGATGGCAGTACCGGCTCATGATACTCGTGACTGGCAGTTTGCCAAGAAGTACGATCTGTCGATAAGGGAATCTGTAAAAGGGGGAGATGTATCTGTCGGGGCGTTTGTGGAAGACGGCACCCTCGTCGTCTCGGGAGAATTCACTGGCCTTGCTTCATCCGAAGCAAGGAAAGAAATGGCCATATGGCTTAAGAAGAATAAAGCGGGAAGAAAAACTGTAAATTATAAATTGCAAGACTGGGTCTTCTCTCGCCAAAGATATTGGGGTGAACCTATTCCTCTTATTCATTGCGATAAGTGCGGCGTTGTGCCGGTGCCGGAGGGTGATCTCCCTGTAAAATTACCGGAAGTTAAAAGTTATGAGCCGACAGGGACCGGTGAATCACCGCTTGCGAATATTTTAAATTGGATAAATATAGAGTGTCCAAAGTGTGGCGGAAAAGGAAAGAGAGAGACTAATACTATGCCTCAGTGGGCGGGTTCTTCTTGGTATTACTTGCGGTATATTGACCCTAAAAATAAGAAAAGATTTGTTGACGCAAAGAAAGAAAAATATTGGATGGGAAAAAATGGGGTTGATATGTATGTGGGCGGCACCGAGCATGCGACTCGCCACTTAATCTATGTTCGCTTTTGGCATAAATTTTTGTTTGACATGAGGTTTGTTTCTACAAAGGAGCCATTTTATCGGTTGGCTAATCAGGGGCTTGTTATGGGTGAAGACGGCAGAAAGATGAGTAAGAGATGGGGTAATGTGGTGAATCCAGATGAAGTGGCTTCTGACCTCGGTGCAGATACTTTGAGAGTTTACGAGATGTTTATGGGGCCATTTGAACAGGCTATCTCTTGGAGTACGGGCGGTATGATGGGGTCACGTCGTTTCCTTGAGAGGGTTTGGAAATTGAAGGAAGACATTGACCTAAAAGCAAAAAATAAAGAACTGGAGAGCTTGCTCCATAAGACGATAAAGAAGGTAACTGAAGATATAGAGAATTTTCGTTTCAATACGGCAATCAGCACAATGATGATATTTATAAATGAAACTGAGAAGGCAGGTGCGGTTCCAAGAGTTCAATACATGGAGTTTTTGAAGCTTCTTTCGCCTTTTGCTCCGCATGTTACAGAAGAGATATGGCATGAGCTTGGGCATAAAAAATCAATTCATATTGAAAAATGGCCTAAATACAGCAAAGCTAAGATAAAAGAAAAAAGCTTTATGTTAGTAGTTCAGATAAACGGGAAGGTGCGCGATCAGTTTGAAGCGCCTCTTGGCCTTAGTGAAGAGGATGTTAAAGATTTGACATTAAAGCGAGAAAATGTTACTAATTATATTAAAGGCAATTCAGTCAAAAGGATCATATGGGTTCCGGACAAACTTATAAATATAGTTATATAAATTTTTGTAAAAATATAAAATGCAAATACTCCAATTCAAACCGAAGCAGATAACAAAGAAGATGCTTTCTGTCTTGAAAGACAGGTCTCGTGATATTATAGAGCAAAGATACGGACTTGGCTTACAGGATGATAACAGGAAGACACTTGAAGCGATAGGACAGCAATACGGCATTACTCGTGAAAGAGTCCGCCAGATTGAGAATTTTTCTTTGAATTCAATAAGGAAGAGCAATGCTTTTGCAGAAAATGAGTCTGTGTTTGCAAATATATCAAAAGAAATAGAGAGAAGAGGCAAAGTCGTGCATGAAGAAGAATTTTTAAACTCACTTGCAAAAGATGATATATCTAGAAATCATCTCCATTTCTTACTTGTCGTTTCTCCAAATTTTACAAAGTTCAAGGAAGACGATGACTTTCATCATAGGTGGACTGTCAATATTGATGATACTAATAAAATACATGAAGCATTAAAAGCGCTTCATCAGGAAATAAAAGCAGATGATATTATTTCTGAGAATGAGATGATAGAGAGGCTTAATAAGCATATTAGCAGATTTGATTTTGAAGATATTCCGACAGAAACACTTTATTCATGGATTAAGCTTTCTAAATTGATTGGCAAAAATGATTTAGGAGAATGGGGCGTTGTCAATTCTTGCAATATCCGTCCTCGCGGAGTCAGGGACTTGGCCTTTCTTGTATTGAGAAGACATGGCTCTCCTATGCACTTTACCGAGGTTGCTAAATCAATTTCAGGCACTTTTGGAAAAATTGCTCATCCGCAGACCACTCATAATGAACTTATAAAGGACGAACGTTTTGTGCTTGTGGGGCGCGGTCTATATGGTTTGAGCGATTGGGGCTACTCAGTCGGTACGGTAAAAGATGTTATAAAAAATATTTTAAAGACTCACGGGTCTCTTGCGAAAGAAGATATTATAAAGAAAGTATTGAAGGAGAGATATGTTAAAGAAAATACCATCTTGGTAAATCTTCAAGATAAAAAATACTTTAAAAAAAATTCCTCAGATTTCTACATTGCCATATAATTGCAACTAATCTATAATAATTTTAATGCAGTTGTTATTGCGCGATTTTTTGCTCGATATAAGCCAATTTGTTTTAGGCAGTATTTATGTATGGTTGCCGATAGCTTTAATTTTTACTTTTTGGCAATTGTGGGTTTATTATATAAGAGCTCACTATATTTCCAATCTTGAGTGGGTTCTTCTTGAGATAAAACTTCCGAGAGAGATAATGAAGACTCCAAAGGCGATGGAAGTCTCTTTGCATGCGTTTCATCAGACAAGCGACGGCGACCTTGTCAAGAAGTATTGGAAAGGGTTTGTAAGAGCGTGGTTTTCTCTTGAGATAGCCTCTTTTGAGGGAGAGATTCATTTCTTTGTAAAAACTCAAAAATTCTTTAGGAGGCTTGTTGAGTCGCAGATTTACGCTCAATATCCGGGAGTTGAGCTGGTGGAAGTTGATGACTATACAAAAGATATTCCTTATGGAAAACCAGGCAGTGACTTACAGCTTTTTGGCACGGAGTTTGCTCTTACTAAAGAAGACGCTTATCCTATAAAGACTTATGTTGATTTCGGTATGGTGGAGAATCTTGAGGAAGAGCAAAAAGTTGATCCTATAACTCATTTTTTGGAATTTATGGGAGCATTGGGTCCTGGTGAGCAAATATGGTTTCAAATTATTGTTCAAGCGACCAAGAGTCGTTTTCTTAAATCCGGAGCATGGTTTAAGAAAGAAGATTGGAAAGATCAAGGAAAAGCGCTTATAGATAAATTGATGAAAAGAGACAAAAAGAAGAAGGAAGGGGAGATGATGGATTGGGGGGCGATGACTTTGTCTCCTGGCGAGAGAGATGTTGTCGCCGCTATTGAGAGAAGCATCTCCAAACTCGGTTTTGATGTAGGGATAAGGACGGTTTATTTGGCGCAGAAAGATTCTTTCAATGCCATAAACATCGCCGGCCTTATGGGTTCAGTGAAGCAGTATAATACTCTTAATTTAAACGGCTTCAAGCCTGTCAGAAGTACAAGTATTGATTATATTTGGCAGGATTTTACCGGTTCAAAGCTTGCAAAGATGAAAAAGACAATGTTTGACGCTTATGTTAAGAGATCTTATTTTTATTATCCGCACCAGAGGAAACCGATGGTCTTAAACACAGAAGAGCTTGCGACTGTCTACCACTTTCCAGGTAAGGTTGCTGAGACTCCTACTTTTGGCAGGATTGAATCAAAGAAAGTTGAGCCTCCTACGAATTTGCCTATATGAGTTTAACTTTCAATAATATATTAAAGGATTCTGATGAATATAATCCTTATGGTAATAATCATAAAATTATAATTATTGTTTTGGGTATTTTTTTATTTTTATCGTCGGTTCTAATATATTTTCTTGCATTTAGTCCTCCTTCAGGTTTTGACCCCAATGAAATTATTGTTGTGAGAGACGGCTCTTCGCTTGGTGAAGTGGCGATACAGTTGAAGGAGAATGAAATAATAAAGTCAGAATTCGTTTTTAAAATAATTGTGCGTTTTTTGGGTGGACAGCGAGGCGTTAAGTCCGGGAATTATTTTTTTAAAGAACCGCAAAATGTTTTAACAGTAGCAAGGCGCGTTGTCGGAGCGGATTTTAGGATAACGCCTGTGAGAGTCACTATCCCCGAGGGTTCAACTATAGATGAAATATCAAAAATACTGCAAAATTTGATAGACGATTTTGATAAAGAAGATTTTTTTAGATTAACAAAAGGGCAGATTTTTTTTGACAATAACATAAGCGATAAACCGTTTGATTCTCTTGAGGGATTTCTTTTCCCCGATACTTATTTTTTTCTTCCTAATATAAAAAACTTTCAAATAGTAAATGAGATGAGACGTAACTTTAATTTAAAGATAACTCCTGAGATAAAAGAAGAAATAGAGAGAAGAGAGTTGAGCGTTTATGAAGTTATAACGATGGCTTCTCTTATAGAGGAGGAGGCTCGCCTGCCGGAGACCAGAAGAATAGTATCTGGTATCTTGTGGAAGAGGCTTAATGCCGGAATGGCGCTTCAGGTAGACGCTGTATTCCCATATATCATAGGAAAGAATACTTTTGAGATTACCTTAGATGACTTGAAGATTGATTCTCCTTATAACACTTATCTTTATAAGGGTTTGCCAAAGGGTCCGATTTCAAGCCCGGGGCTTGATTCTATATTAGCAACGGTGTATCCTAAAGACTCTGATTATTGGTATTATCTTTCAGACAAAGAGGGGAATATGCATTATGCCAAGACTTTTGAAGAGCATAAAGCGAATAAGGAGAAGTATTTGAGGTAATTATTGTTAAATTCACAAAATTTTTATCCTTTCGAGGATTAATTATAAATAAATGAGTGCTTGAGTAGAAAAATTCTGGGCTCCCCGCGTAGCAAGGGAGAATTTTTCACGAATAGAACGAATATTATTTATTTAAGACGAGAACAGATAAAAATTTTGGGAATTTAGTATAATATAATAAAATAGGATGAAAAATCATAATTTAGCATTTACAGATCTTGAGACAACCGGACTCGATGCTCACGAGCATGAGATTATTGAGATTGGCTGTATTATCGCAAGGCAAGCGCCGGCGCTTATTGGCGGTCCGAAGATTGAGGTGATGGAAGAGTTTTTACTTAAAGTAAAGCCTGAGCACTTAGAGACGGCCGATCCTGAAGCTTTGAAGATTAACGGATATAACGAGGCGGAGTGGAAAGACGCAATTCCTTTGAAAGAAGCGATGGAGATCTTTGCAAACAAGACTGTAGATGCCGCTCTTATAGCTCAGAATGTATCATTTGACTGGGTCTTTCTTGATGAGGCGTTTCGTAAGACGGGAGTGGAGAACAAGATGCATTATCATAAGCTTGATGTCATCTCCTTTGCTTTCGCCAAACTCTACGATAAACCGGACGCCCAGAAGTTTTCTCTAAGGGCACTTTGCAAATATCTTGGTGTTAGAAATGAAAAGGAGCATTCAGCCCTCGCTGATATCAGAGCGACTTTTGAAGTTTATAAGAAACTGATAGAGATGTAATTATCTAAGATGAAAGAGGCTTCTGAGAAAAATAAAACTAAAGTTTTCGTCGGGCTCTCTGGCGGGGTGGATTCATCCGTGTCGGCGGCCTTACTCGTAAAGCAGGGTTTTGACGTAGTGGGTGTGTTTATCAAGGCTTGGTATCCAAACTGGCTTTCTTGCACTTGGAAAGAAGATAGGCGCGACGCAATGCGCGTATGCGCTAAGCTTGGTATCCCTTTCTTCACTTTTGATCTGGAGAAAGAGTATAAGGAGGAAGTGATAGATTATATGATCGCCGAGTATAAGAAAGGACGCACACCCAACCCTGATGTAATGTGCAACAGGATGATAAAGTTCGGCGCATTTTTAAAAAAGGCGAAGAAGATGGGGGCTGATTTTGTAGCGACCGGACATTA
This region of Patescibacteria group bacterium genomic DNA includes:
- a CDS encoding aminopeptidase yields the protein MAKAGSSEIFTEKHLDRYADVLIWGIETARASVGGKYKKGDTVYISYEWEGVKLAEHLYRKLLQKGLHVIVRARSTPEMERTFFQVAGNDQLQFLPPWGKKFNENLNGAISIIAPSSLTHLSDIDSRKIALSAISSKPLRDIIEKREQDGKYGWTLCVMPTEALARQAKMSIEDYGKEIIKACYLDKDNPVKIWQGLYKESQEIKKRLNSLDVDYFHIKSAHTDLKIYLGKKRKWLGLSGQNMPSFEIFTSPDWRGAEGVYYANMPSLKNGNYTEGIRLEFNNGEVVGVSAKKGADFVKKQVKMDAGSKRIGELSFTDKRFSPISRFMADTLFDENTGGKYGNCHIALGRSYADTYNGNIKKLNKKLKESLGFNDSSLHWDIVNTEDKRVTACLKDGSEKIIYEGGMFKV
- the leuS gene encoding leucine--tRNA ligase, with product MKKYDHKKIEKKWQKEWEKKGIYKVKDDYKKPKYYVLDMFPYPSGEGLHVGHIKGYITTDVYARYKKMSGFNVLHPMGWDAFGLPAENYAIKHKINPKISTARNVATYKKQLSGIGFNYDWSREINTTDPEYYKWTQWIFLQLFKAGLAYESYEPIIWCPSCKTGLALEDLEDGKCERCGSDVEKKPMRQWVLAITKYADRLLEDLKLLDWPVSIKESQKNWIGRSEGALIKFPISNFQFPIEVFTTRVDTIFGCTYLVVAPEHPIFAAGNLLFSNVDEVNDYIAKSKRKGDVERMAESKEKSGVELKGVKAINPFNNEEIPIFVADYVLGHYGTGAVMAVPAHDTRDWQFAKKYDLSIRESVKGGDVSVGAFVEDGTLVVSGEFTGLASSEARKEMAIWLKKNKAGRKTVNYKLQDWVFSRQRYWGEPIPLIHCDKCGVVPVPEGDLPVKLPEVKSYEPTGTGESPLANILNWINIECPKCGGKGKRETNTMPQWAGSSWYYLRYIDPKNKKRFVDAKKEKYWMGKNGVDMYVGGTEHATRHLIYVRFWHKFLFDMRFVSTKEPFYRLANQGLVMGEDGRKMSKRWGNVVNPDEVASDLGADTLRVYEMFMGPFEQAISWSTGGMMGSRRFLERVWKLKEDIDLKAKNKELESLLHKTIKKVTEDIENFRFNTAISTMMIFINETEKAGAVPRVQYMEFLKLLSPFAPHVTEEIWHELGHKKSIHIEKWPKYSKAKIKEKSFMLVVQINGKVRDQFEAPLGLSEEDVKDLTLKRENVTNYIKGNSVKRIIWVPDKLINIVI
- a CDS encoding HTH domain-containing protein, whose amino-acid sequence is MQILQFKPKQITKKMLSVLKDRSRDIIEQRYGLGLQDDNRKTLEAIGQQYGITRERVRQIENFSLNSIRKSNAFAENESVFANISKEIERRGKVVHEEEFLNSLAKDDISRNHLHFLLVVSPNFTKFKEDDDFHHRWTVNIDDTNKIHEALKALHQEIKADDIISENEMIERLNKHISRFDFEDIPTETLYSWIKLSKLIGKNDLGEWGVVNSCNIRPRGVRDLAFLVLRRHGSPMHFTEVAKSISGTFGKIAHPQTTHNELIKDERFVLVGRGLYGLSDWGYSVGTVKDVIKNILKTHGSLAKEDIIKKVLKERYVKENTILVNLQDKKYFKKNSSDFYIAI
- the mltG gene encoding endolytic transglycosylase MltG; amino-acid sequence: MSLTFNNILKDSDEYNPYGNNHKIIIIVLGIFLFLSSVLIYFLAFSPPSGFDPNEIIVVRDGSSLGEVAIQLKENEIIKSEFVFKIIVRFLGGQRGVKSGNYFFKEPQNVLTVARRVVGADFRITPVRVTIPEGSTIDEISKILQNLIDDFDKEDFFRLTKGQIFFDNNISDKPFDSLEGFLFPDTYFFLPNIKNFQIVNEMRRNFNLKITPEIKEEIERRELSVYEVITMASLIEEEARLPETRRIVSGILWKRLNAGMALQVDAVFPYIIGKNTFEITLDDLKIDSPYNTYLYKGLPKGPISSPGLDSILATVYPKDSDYWYYLSDKEGNMHYAKTFEEHKANKEKYLR
- a CDS encoding 3'-5' exonuclease, encoding MKNHNLAFTDLETTGLDAHEHEIIEIGCIIARQAPALIGGPKIEVMEEFLLKVKPEHLETADPEALKINGYNEAEWKDAIPLKEAMEIFANKTVDAALIAQNVSFDWVFLDEAFRKTGVENKMHYHKLDVISFAFAKLYDKPDAQKFSLRALCKYLGVRNEKEHSALADIRATFEVYKKLIEM